One stretch of Nocardia mangyaensis DNA includes these proteins:
- a CDS encoding TetR/AcrR family transcriptional regulator C-terminal domain-containing protein, which translates to MSEATEIARGYPRLRRRIERAAAATEYNAAPDSAFEFGLAALMDGLFERLTARNPTPAE; encoded by the coding sequence ATGTCCGAGGCAACCGAGATCGCTCGGGGATATCCGAGGCTCCGTCGCCGTATCGAAAGGGCGGCCGCAGCCACCGAATACAACGCCGCACCCGACAGCGCCTTCGAATTCGGTCTGGCCGCACTGATGGACGGGCTTTTCGAGCGGCTCACCGCACGAAATCCCACCCCGGCCGAGTGA
- a CDS encoding alpha/beta fold hydrolase, whose translation MKRAKGLTAALVGLVACAGLIGCAGPDAEANPHTAVPDRFTGQQLDWKACGAPTLDEVGAQCADVTVPVNYADPQGPTLTVAISRIAGTAPQRGVMLSNPGGPGGEGLDFMVAVAEAMTPEVRARYDLIGMDPRGVGRSSAVDCRWPVGFGLHSAGLDAVGFAESVAIQGDLAARCAATEGARLAHVTTRNTARDMDVIRGILGAEKISYFGTSYGTYLGAVYMQMFPSRSDRMVLDSAADPDEYGTVGMMRAMGPANEAALDLWADWVAARDGVYHFGTSRAQVRGAVQDLIRQAADKPIRLGEYEIDEHWLPVVLFVGLDSPDQYEMLAGQIRTIADAAAGKPAQPDDTLDSTLGFALQARPKDNSAQMAIMCGDVAAPRDPAFYLRNIEAARATQPVFAGFTNNITPCAFWTPPAEPATAVRNAVPAMIVQSTGDTRTTYAGAVALHDDLSASRLITLQDVPIHWIFGRYQNSCVYSAVNTYFLDGTLPADDRTCPAD comes from the coding sequence GTGAAACGCGCGAAAGGGCTGACGGCCGCCTTGGTCGGCTTGGTGGCCTGTGCGGGTCTGATCGGCTGTGCCGGTCCCGACGCAGAGGCGAATCCGCACACCGCGGTCCCGGACCGGTTCACCGGTCAGCAACTCGATTGGAAAGCCTGCGGGGCGCCGACATTGGATGAGGTCGGGGCACAATGCGCCGACGTCACCGTGCCGGTGAATTACGCCGACCCGCAGGGGCCAACGCTCACGGTGGCGATTTCCCGGATCGCAGGGACCGCCCCACAGCGTGGCGTCATGCTGTCCAACCCTGGTGGCCCCGGTGGCGAAGGTCTGGACTTCATGGTCGCTGTCGCCGAGGCGATGACGCCGGAGGTGCGGGCTCGCTACGACCTGATCGGCATGGACCCGCGCGGGGTCGGGCGCTCGTCCGCCGTCGATTGCCGGTGGCCGGTCGGCTTCGGCCTGCATTCGGCGGGGCTCGACGCGGTGGGCTTCGCGGAATCCGTTGCGATACAGGGCGACCTGGCCGCCCGCTGCGCCGCCACCGAAGGGGCACGACTGGCCCATGTCACCACCCGAAACACCGCGCGGGACATGGACGTCATCCGCGGCATTCTCGGCGCGGAGAAGATCAGCTACTTCGGCACCTCCTACGGCACCTACCTCGGCGCGGTGTACATGCAGATGTTCCCCAGCCGCAGCGACCGGATGGTGCTCGACAGCGCGGCCGATCCGGACGAGTACGGGACGGTCGGCATGATGCGGGCCATGGGCCCGGCCAACGAGGCCGCGCTCGACCTGTGGGCGGATTGGGTCGCGGCACGCGACGGGGTTTACCACTTCGGCACCAGCCGAGCCCAGGTTCGCGGTGCCGTCCAAGATCTGATCAGGCAGGCCGCCGACAAGCCGATCCGGTTGGGTGAGTACGAGATCGACGAACACTGGCTGCCGGTGGTGCTGTTCGTCGGGCTGGACAGCCCCGACCAATACGAGATGCTCGCCGGTCAGATTCGTACCATCGCCGACGCCGCCGCGGGCAAGCCCGCCCAGCCCGACGACACGTTGGACTCCACCCTCGGTTTCGCCTTGCAGGCACGGCCGAAGGACAATTCGGCACAGATGGCGATCATGTGCGGTGACGTGGCGGCCCCACGGGATCCGGCGTTCTACCTGCGCAATATCGAGGCCGCCCGCGCCACCCAACCGGTGTTCGCGGGGTTCACCAACAACATCACCCCGTGCGCGTTCTGGACCCCGCCGGCCGAACCGGCCACGGCGGTGCGCAACGCGGTACCCGCGATGATCGTGCAATCCACCGGCGACACCAGGACCACCTACGCAGGTGCGGTCGCCCTGCACGACGACCTGAGCGCCTCTCGATTGATCACTCTCCAGGATGTGCCGATCCACTGGATCTTCGGGCGCTACCAGAACTCCTGCGTGTACTCGGCGGTGAACACCTACTTCCTCGACGGCACACTGCCCGCCGACGATCGGACCTGTCCAGCCGACTGA
- a CDS encoding carbohydrate-binding module family 14 protein, with product MPAAGLLLSSALTLVAASSALAEDTGVDIAAFNCPEPDGLFPYPGDVTKYVECSNNVPAVHTCPSGLNWNRKAQYCDWPSSAGAVAERHRSGNFR from the coding sequence GTGCCGGCAGCCGGACTGCTGCTCAGTTCCGCCCTCACGCTCGTTGCCGCGTCGTCTGCTCTCGCGGAGGACACCGGAGTCGACATCGCCGCCTTCAACTGTCCCGAACCAGACGGGCTCTTCCCTTATCCCGGAGATGTGACGAAGTACGTTGAGTGCTCGAACAACGTTCCGGCCGTGCACACCTGTCCGAGTGGCCTGAACTGGAACCGGAAGGCACAGTACTGCGATTGGCCGAGCAGCGCCGGCGCGGTGGCCGAACGGCACCGATCCGGGAATTTCCGTTGA
- a CDS encoding N-acyl-D-amino-acid deacylase family protein: MSYDTIIRGGRWFDGAGSPSAIRHLGLRRDRVVTVSADPLDEAGCPNVVAAEGKWVLPGMLDIHTHYDVEVLKEPALAESVRHGMTTIVLGSCSLSTVHVEPTDAGDLFGRVEAIPRPHVIGTVEEVKSWNSAREYAEALERLPLGPNLAAMIGHSDIRAAAMGLDRATRKDVRPTRAEQARMEAWLTEALDAGFVGMSAQQLLFDKLDGEVARSRTLPSTYAGWRERRRLNAILRRHGRLLQGGPDIKNPPRLAAMIFASAGLLRKRLKTTLISAADLKASPLIVYLMSGLARAANALNGDFRWQHLPVPFEVYADGIDLVIFEEFGSGAAALHLADQVERNALMRDEAYRRRFRKDYDAKFGIRVWHRDFFDAEIVACPDESVVGKTFGQVGVDRGGVHPVDAFLDLVVEHGTKMRWRTTISNHRPEILNRLSVDPGVQLGFSDAGAHLRNMAFYNFGLRFLRRVHRAEQAGKPFMTLEQAVHRLTGELADWYGVAAGHLRPGDRADLVVVDPTGLDDSLDAYAESPVAMYGNLARMVNRNDRAVSAVFVGGQYVFGEGQPAEVLGVRRTGRFLRAGE; encoded by the coding sequence GTGAGCTACGACACGATCATCAGAGGCGGGCGCTGGTTCGATGGCGCCGGTTCCCCATCCGCCATTCGCCACCTCGGCCTGCGGAGAGATCGTGTCGTCACGGTCTCGGCGGACCCGCTGGATGAAGCGGGTTGCCCGAACGTCGTCGCTGCCGAAGGTAAATGGGTGCTGCCGGGCATGCTGGACATCCACACGCACTACGACGTCGAGGTGCTGAAAGAGCCGGCGCTGGCCGAATCCGTGCGGCACGGCATGACCACCATCGTGCTCGGGTCCTGCTCACTGTCGACGGTGCACGTCGAGCCCACTGACGCCGGTGATCTGTTCGGCCGCGTCGAGGCGATTCCGCGCCCGCATGTCATCGGCACTGTCGAGGAGGTCAAGTCCTGGAACTCGGCGCGCGAATACGCCGAAGCCCTGGAGCGCCTGCCGCTGGGGCCGAATCTTGCTGCCATGATCGGACATTCGGATATCCGGGCCGCCGCCATGGGCCTGGACCGCGCGACCCGCAAGGACGTGCGGCCGACGCGCGCCGAACAGGCGCGGATGGAGGCCTGGCTGACCGAGGCGCTGGACGCCGGGTTCGTCGGCATGTCGGCGCAGCAGCTGCTGTTCGACAAGCTCGACGGCGAGGTCGCGCGCTCGCGGACGCTGCCCTCGACCTATGCCGGTTGGCGGGAACGGCGGCGGCTCAACGCGATTCTGCGCCGGCACGGCCGGCTGCTGCAGGGCGGGCCCGACATCAAGAATCCGCCGCGGCTGGCCGCGATGATCTTCGCCAGCGCGGGCCTGCTCCGCAAACGGCTCAAGACCACGCTGATCTCGGCCGCCGACCTCAAGGCCAGCCCGCTCATCGTCTACCTGATGAGCGGCCTGGCCCGCGCGGCGAACGCACTCAACGGCGACTTCCGCTGGCAGCATCTGCCAGTTCCGTTCGAGGTCTACGCCGACGGCATCGACCTGGTCATCTTCGAGGAGTTCGGGTCCGGGGCGGCCGCATTGCACCTGGCCGACCAGGTCGAGCGCAACGCGCTGATGCGCGACGAAGCCTATCGCCGCCGCTTCCGCAAGGACTACGACGCGAAATTCGGCATCCGGGTCTGGCACCGGGACTTCTTCGATGCCGAGATCGTGGCCTGCCCGGACGAGAGTGTCGTCGGCAAGACCTTCGGCCAAGTCGGCGTGGACCGGGGCGGTGTACATCCGGTCGACGCCTTCCTCGACCTGGTGGTCGAGCACGGCACCAAGATGCGCTGGCGCACCACCATCTCCAACCACCGGCCCGAGATCCTGAACCGGCTCAGCGTCGATCCCGGTGTGCAGCTGGGCTTCTCGGACGCCGGCGCGCACCTGCGGAACATGGCCTTCTACAACTTCGGGCTGCGTTTCCTGCGCCGCGTCCACCGCGCCGAGCAGGCAGGGAAGCCGTTCATGACCCTGGAACAGGCGGTACATCGGCTCACCGGCGAACTCGCGGATTGGTACGGTGTGGCAGCCGGGCATCTACGCCCGGGCGACCGCGCCGACCTGGTCGTGGTCGATCCGACGGGCCTGGACGACTCGCTCGACGCCTACGCCGAATCCCCTGTCGCGATGTACGGCAACCTGGCTCGTATGGTCAACAGGAACGACAGAGCCGTTTCGGCCGTGTTCGTCGGTGGTCAGTATGTGTTCGGCGAGGGGCAACCCGCCGAGGTGCTCGGCGTCCGGCGCACCGGTCGCTTCCTACGAGCCGGAGAGTAA
- a CDS encoding response regulator translates to MRVMIAEDNALLREGLVLLLSTAGIEVVAAVDNADDFLAAVAADRPDAVVVDVRLPPTFTDDGLRAAVSARKLHPGLPVLVLSSWVEDSYAAELLGDGMGGVGYLLKERVGKVDRFLDSLRRVAAGGTAMDPEVIAQLLVRRKADDPLAALTAREREVLALMAEGHNNTTIAQRLVVGEGAVHKHIRSIFAKLGLSADDVGHRRVLAVLAYLNA, encoded by the coding sequence GTGCGGGTCATGATCGCCGAGGACAATGCCCTGCTGCGGGAGGGCTTGGTGCTGCTGCTGAGCACGGCGGGCATCGAGGTGGTCGCCGCCGTGGACAACGCGGACGACTTCCTCGCGGCGGTGGCCGCGGATCGGCCGGACGCGGTCGTCGTCGATGTGCGCCTGCCGCCGACGTTCACCGACGACGGATTACGCGCGGCCGTCAGCGCGCGCAAGCTGCATCCCGGCCTGCCCGTGCTGGTGCTGTCGTCCTGGGTGGAGGACAGCTACGCCGCGGAACTGCTCGGTGACGGCATGGGCGGCGTTGGTTATCTGCTCAAGGAGCGGGTCGGTAAGGTGGATCGCTTTCTCGATTCGCTGCGCCGGGTCGCGGCGGGCGGCACCGCCATGGACCCCGAGGTGATCGCGCAACTGCTGGTGCGGCGCAAGGCCGATGACCCGCTGGCCGCGCTGACCGCCCGCGAGCGCGAGGTGCTCGCGCTGATGGCGGAGGGGCACAACAACACGACCATCGCGCAGCGGCTGGTGGTCGGTGAAGGCGCTGTGCACAAACACATTCGGAGTATCTTCGCGAAGCTCGGGCTTTCCGCCGACGATGTCGGGCACCGTCGAGTGCTGGCCGTCCTCGCCTACTTGAACGCGTGA
- a CDS encoding alpha/beta fold hydrolase, with amino-acid sequence MLGTACWPDVVVPAPPRQLGDTRISGIHRIAARHWGVVLAQVDPDARSISHYGRHAYENQCDAALHGSPRRRHDLGVPRWRRTPLVLCPGLTSTQDELGELLGLLRHDFDVVSFDLRGHGLSSAADRYCFDGFLGDVVAVMAEVGRLGLPSAPLLAGYSYGADLIVHYAAEHPDTVGELVVIDGANPIPAPFITQADVPEFRALWENLATAQETLRGTPRQVLLTAQEILDLNLELDVIRSGIDLGIDVVGPGILDRYRTIDLPIRMIMSTSMAGDSGEGRAPRHNRLWRAGIDRLVREPRITTSWLDATHALVVTHAPDIAQMIRSTPGPAGQATSRVASRSLGDWSDADHR; translated from the coding sequence ATGCTGGGTACTGCCTGCTGGCCTGACGTGGTGGTGCCAGCACCACCACGTCAGCTGGGCGACACGAGAATCTCAGGGATTCATCGCATCGCCGCCCGGCACTGGGGTGTGGTGCTCGCGCAGGTTGACCCTGACGCACGGTCAATCTCGCACTATGGTCGGCATGCCTACGAAAACCAGTGCGACGCGGCACTTCACGGTTCACCACGACGACGTCACGATCTCGGTGTCCCGCGGTGGCGACGGACGCCCCTGGTTCTGTGTCCCGGGCTGACTTCGACACAGGATGAACTGGGCGAGCTCCTCGGGCTGTTGCGTCACGATTTCGATGTGGTGAGTTTCGATCTGCGGGGCCACGGTCTTTCCTCTGCTGCTGACCGGTACTGCTTCGATGGGTTCCTCGGCGATGTCGTCGCGGTGATGGCGGAGGTGGGACGACTCGGCCTGCCCTCGGCGCCTCTGCTCGCGGGCTACTCGTACGGCGCGGATCTGATCGTGCACTACGCCGCCGAGCATCCCGACACCGTCGGGGAGCTCGTTGTCATCGACGGGGCGAACCCGATCCCCGCACCGTTCATCACCCAAGCCGACGTGCCGGAGTTCCGCGCGCTGTGGGAGAACCTGGCGACGGCGCAGGAGACTCTGCGGGGCACCCCGCGTCAGGTGTTGCTCACCGCACAGGAAATCCTCGACCTCAATCTCGAGCTGGATGTCATCCGGTCCGGAATCGACCTCGGGATCGACGTGGTCGGACCCGGAATCCTGGACCGGTACCGCACGATCGACCTTCCGATCCGCATGATCATGTCGACCTCGATGGCCGGCGACAGTGGCGAAGGACGCGCACCGCGGCACAACCGGCTCTGGCGTGCCGGTATCGACCGGCTCGTCCGCGAGCCACGCATCACCACCTCTTGGCTCGATGCCACTCACGCGCTGGTCGTCACCCACGCTCCGGACATCGCCCAGATGATCCGGAGCACACCAGGCCCAGCTGGCCAGGCGACTTCTCGAGTCGCTTCCAGATCTCTAGGAGACTGGTCCGATGCTGACCATCGGTGA
- a CDS encoding dihydrofolate reductase family protein: MSTVVFDISVSIDGFITASNQTPDEPMGEGGLRLHDWIGRDDANRQYMEEALGGLGAVICGRRTFDHSITWWGPNGPSGPARRPTIVVTHHAPDTAPENGVYEFATDGIHDALDRARAAAGNGSVCVMGGADLGQQYLAAGLLDEVSLHVVPVIFGAGTRLFENLPTDHLPLETLQVVETPAAIHTRFRIVK, translated from the coding sequence ATGAGCACGGTCGTGTTCGACATCAGCGTATCGATCGACGGTTTCATCACCGCGTCGAACCAGACGCCGGACGAGCCCATGGGCGAGGGCGGCCTGAGGTTGCACGACTGGATCGGTCGCGACGATGCCAACCGCCAGTACATGGAAGAGGCACTCGGCGGCCTGGGCGCGGTGATCTGCGGTCGCCGGACCTTCGACCACTCGATCACGTGGTGGGGACCGAACGGACCGTCCGGCCCGGCCCGGCGCCCGACCATCGTCGTCACTCACCACGCTCCGGACACCGCCCCGGAGAACGGGGTGTACGAGTTCGCCACCGACGGCATCCACGATGCCCTCGATCGAGCCCGCGCCGCGGCCGGGAACGGGAGCGTCTGTGTGATGGGAGGCGCCGACCTCGGTCAGCAGTACTTGGCCGCCGGCCTGCTCGACGAGGTCTCCCTGCACGTCGTACCGGTCATTTTCGGGGCAGGCACCCGCCTGTTCGAGAACCTGCCCACCGATCATCTGCCACTGGAAACCCTGCAGGTCGTCGAAACCCCAGCCGCGATCCACACCCGATTCCGCATCGTGAAGTAG
- a CDS encoding MerR family transcriptional regulator encodes MLTIGELAAYAGVTVRAVRHYHAKGLLAEPGRDHSGYRRYDAGVVVELIKIRTLAAAGVPLARVRELLQADTEEFAAAVADIDKRLRAEIRQRQRHREQIAGLAAGDNLALPTEVVEFLDQLRKLGVDERIVQVERDGWIPLAARSPERVPELMARKREQIAHPQLVDFYLTLSQALDRTDNDPILIELVDNMAAYLTQLACEQGEDYIGGDIEPSLVEQLDTLVLDTAPPARRLIELLNERGWTGWTTLTRMDSGHGTAETRQEGTAVQQSPVGDLADRAGIRLTPHVVETWKLPTDP; translated from the coding sequence ATGCTGACCATCGGTGAGCTGGCCGCGTACGCCGGAGTGACGGTGCGTGCGGTGCGGCACTATCACGCCAAAGGGCTACTCGCGGAGCCGGGGCGGGATCATTCCGGCTATCGCAGGTACGACGCCGGCGTCGTGGTCGAGCTGATCAAGATCCGGACCCTCGCCGCGGCAGGGGTCCCGCTGGCGCGTGTGCGAGAGCTGCTTCAGGCCGACACGGAGGAGTTCGCAGCGGCGGTCGCAGACATCGACAAGCGGCTGCGGGCGGAGATTCGGCAGCGGCAGCGGCACCGCGAGCAGATCGCCGGCCTGGCTGCGGGGGACAATCTAGCGTTGCCGACGGAGGTGGTCGAGTTTCTCGACCAGTTGCGGAAGCTCGGGGTCGACGAGCGGATCGTCCAGGTCGAACGCGACGGCTGGATCCCCTTGGCAGCGCGCTCACCCGAGCGAGTCCCGGAGTTGATGGCGCGCAAGCGGGAGCAGATCGCCCACCCACAGCTCGTCGACTTCTATCTCACCCTGAGCCAGGCTCTCGACCGGACCGACAACGACCCCATACTGATCGAGCTGGTCGACAATATGGCCGCCTACCTCACACAGCTGGCATGCGAGCAAGGCGAGGACTACATCGGCGGCGACATCGAACCATCGTTGGTCGAGCAGCTCGACACACTGGTGCTCGACACCGCGCCGCCGGCCCGTCGACTGATCGAGCTGCTGAACGAGCGAGGCTGGACCGGCTGGACCACGCTCACGCGCATGGACTCGGGGCACGGTACCGCCGAAACGCGGCAGGAAGGCACCGCGGTGCAGCAGTCTCCAGTCGGCGATCTCGCGGATCGGGCAGGTATTCGGCTCACACCACATGTCGTGGAAACCTGGAAACTCCCGACCGATCCGTAG
- a CDS encoding TetR/AcrR family transcriptional regulator: MTNARRTQAERSAATIAKLVEATIEAIEQVGYHSTSLGEISSRAGVSKAAIFRHFDSRMDLVVAAAGEVSRRHLAVVAELRIPESVAHPVDLAALMHLIRKQIRSDINTVWLELLVAARTEPELRLRIAPVLRELYDELDELAVSVLTPDVSPEAARLLATSLIHMFDGEAILRTTYPRPELEDARIDHVAAAFRTLTGPIAPQPMIDQQLPGVEEHPRGLFR, from the coding sequence GTGACCAACGCGCGACGAACACAGGCCGAGCGCAGCGCCGCCACCATCGCCAAACTGGTCGAGGCCACCATCGAGGCGATCGAGCAGGTCGGCTATCACAGCACCTCGCTCGGTGAGATCAGCAGTCGCGCGGGGGTTTCCAAGGCGGCCATCTTCCGGCACTTCGACTCGCGCATGGACCTGGTGGTGGCGGCTGCGGGCGAGGTCAGCCGCCGGCACCTGGCCGTCGTCGCCGAGCTACGCATCCCCGAGAGCGTCGCGCACCCGGTCGATCTTGCGGCGCTGATGCACCTGATCCGCAAGCAGATTCGCAGCGACATCAACACCGTCTGGCTGGAACTGCTGGTCGCCGCCCGCACCGAGCCCGAGCTCCGGCTCCGGATCGCGCCGGTCCTGCGGGAGCTCTATGATGAATTGGACGAGCTCGCGGTCAGCGTGCTGACCCCCGACGTCTCGCCCGAGGCGGCCCGGCTACTGGCCACCTCGCTGATCCACATGTTCGACGGCGAGGCGATTCTGCGCACCACCTATCCGCGCCCGGAACTGGAGGACGCACGCATCGACCACGTCGCCGCCGCTTTCCGGACGCTGACGGGTCCTATAGCCCCCCAGCCGATGATCGATCAGCAGCTACCAGGGGTTGAGGAACATCCGCGCGGACTGTTCCGCTAG
- a CDS encoding serine hydrolase domain-containing protein yields the protein MNPFRRNSGKAALSVVVVGAVLASAACGGEAPDAATMTPPPAVSTAMDRLMRQGFPGVQVVIDGPAGPRTFTAGVGDLSTRAPFPDNARVRIGSNTKTYVAAVIMQLVAEGKVELDAAIERYLPGVVRGNGNDGNRITVRHVLQHTSGVPDYLGRGSGDGISAQSSEQLDPDEETLRWQHFEMIELVRRAMTLPPQFDPGAKSVYTNTNYLLAGLLIERVTGNPAADEIGRRLLEPLGLRDTYVPAAHETGIRGPHARGYHRIDGESVDFTDFDPSWGATAGDMVATATDMNRFFIALLSGKLLPPAQLAEMQRTVPFDRMPGADYGLALIHRTAPCGKEVWGHGGSIPGFETRNGVTAEGTAVTVTVNQLPSTEEEAEAVNGVLDAALCAS from the coding sequence ATGAACCCATTTCGGCGCAACTCCGGCAAGGCGGCTCTCTCGGTCGTCGTGGTGGGCGCGGTACTCGCCTCGGCCGCGTGTGGTGGTGAGGCACCGGACGCGGCAACGATGACACCACCGCCCGCCGTGTCCACCGCGATGGATAGGCTGATGCGGCAAGGGTTTCCCGGTGTGCAGGTGGTGATCGACGGCCCCGCCGGACCTCGAACGTTCACCGCGGGGGTCGGTGATCTCAGCACACGCGCACCGTTCCCGGACAACGCGCGCGTCCGGATCGGCAGCAACACGAAGACCTACGTGGCGGCGGTGATCATGCAGCTGGTCGCCGAGGGCAAGGTCGAGTTGGACGCGGCGATCGAGCGCTATCTGCCCGGGGTGGTGCGCGGCAACGGCAACGACGGCAACCGGATCACGGTGCGGCACGTGTTGCAGCACACCAGCGGGGTGCCGGACTATCTCGGTCGTGGTTCCGGCGACGGCATCAGCGCCCAGAGTTCCGAACAGCTCGACCCGGACGAGGAAACGCTGCGGTGGCAGCACTTCGAGATGATCGAGCTGGTGCGCCGCGCGATGACGTTGCCGCCGCAGTTCGACCCTGGCGCGAAATCCGTGTACACGAACACCAATTACCTGCTGGCAGGCCTGCTGATCGAGCGGGTGACCGGCAATCCGGCCGCCGACGAGATCGGGCGCCGGCTCCTCGAGCCGCTCGGCCTGCGCGACACCTATGTGCCCGCTGCTCACGAGACCGGCATCCGTGGCCCGCACGCCCGTGGATACCACCGGATCGACGGCGAGTCGGTCGATTTCACCGACTTCGACCCATCCTGGGGTGCCACCGCCGGTGACATGGTCGCCACCGCGACCGACATGAACCGGTTCTTCATCGCACTTCTGTCCGGAAAACTTTTGCCCCCTGCGCAATTGGCCGAGATGCAGCGCACCGTGCCGTTCGACCGCATGCCGGGCGCCGACTACGGACTCGCCCTGATCCACCGGACCGCGCCGTGCGGCAAAGAGGTGTGGGGTCACGGCGGCAGCATTCCCGGCTTCGAGACACGCAACGGTGTGACGGCCGAAGGCACCGCGGTGACCGTCACGGTCAACCAGTTGCCCTCGACCGAGGAGGAGGCCGAGGCGGTCAACGGCGTGCTGGACGCCGCCTTGTGCGCCTCGTAA
- a CDS encoding RNA polymerase subunit sigma-70: protein MTPSSRDVVAATVTIRLEAATMKDAQELDPEDLAAAAVAGDESAFATLFERHRRELHVHCYRLLASFEEAEDMVQETFLRAWRKRETFDGGPMIRAWLYRIATNACMDLLRQRARRIPVLHSYAEIAWLEPYPDRLLDQLAPREDEPGAAVVARETIELAYLAALQLLPPQQRAVLVMRDVIGWSAAEAAAVLETTTAAVNSALQRARATMARHSARDRQPTGGDLSAEERDLLQQYIALHERPDLARMAALVHHDIRVTMPPQPLCFDGWENLAPLLERAFGPQGFGDWHVIPTSANRMPAAACYVRPAGDTLFHAFKMDVLRFDGGSITEITTFERHVFPRFGLPDTLPGPPPHSR, encoded by the coding sequence ATGACACCGAGTAGCCGGGACGTCGTTGCCGCTACCGTCACGATCCGGCTGGAGGCCGCCACGATGAAGGATGCCCAGGAGCTCGACCCCGAGGACCTTGCAGCTGCCGCGGTAGCCGGTGACGAGTCGGCCTTCGCGACGCTGTTCGAGCGGCACCGACGTGAACTCCACGTGCACTGCTACCGGCTGCTCGCCTCGTTCGAGGAAGCCGAAGACATGGTCCAGGAAACCTTCCTGCGTGCTTGGCGCAAGCGCGAAACCTTCGACGGCGGTCCGATGATCCGTGCGTGGCTCTACCGCATTGCCACCAATGCCTGCATGGACCTGCTCCGGCAGCGGGCCCGCCGGATCCCGGTCTTGCACTCCTACGCCGAGATCGCATGGCTCGAGCCCTATCCGGATCGGCTTCTCGACCAACTCGCTCCACGGGAGGACGAGCCCGGTGCTGCCGTCGTCGCCCGGGAGACGATCGAGCTGGCCTACCTTGCCGCCCTTCAGTTGCTGCCGCCCCAACAGCGAGCCGTTCTGGTTATGCGCGATGTCATCGGTTGGTCGGCTGCCGAGGCCGCGGCGGTGCTCGAGACCACCACTGCTGCGGTCAACAGCGCCCTGCAACGAGCCAGGGCGACGATGGCCCGCCACTCCGCACGCGACCGACAGCCCACCGGCGGCGACCTCAGCGCCGAAGAGCGTGACCTGCTTCAGCAGTACATCGCGCTGCACGAACGTCCCGACCTGGCGCGGATGGCGGCACTGGTCCACCACGACATCCGAGTGACCATGCCACCCCAGCCGCTGTGCTTCGACGGCTGGGAGAATCTGGCTCCCCTGCTCGAACGGGCATTCGGCCCACAAGGCTTCGGCGACTGGCATGTCATACCCACCAGCGCGAACCGCATGCCGGCGGCGGCCTGCTATGTCCGCCCCGCCGGTGACACCTTGTTCCACGCCTTCAAAATGGACGTCCTGCGATTCGACGGCGGCAGTATCACCGAAATCACCACGTTCGAGCGGCACGTATTCCCACGATTCGGCCTGCCGGACACCCTTCCCGGCCCGCCACCGCACAGCCGATGA